The following are from one region of the Verrucomicrobiales bacterium genome:
- a CDS encoding ABC transporter permease, producing the protein MNNLRFAVRQLTKNPGFAVVAIVTLALGIGTCTVMFSVVNAVLLRPLPFREPEQLVWIENVFSGGGLSARTSRADTFLAWREQSRSFESLAAYFAFSDYTRLTLTDSRDPERLRSVAVSDNFLPTLGIIPLHGRNFSAEECRFNAPATLLLTHDYWLRRFGGDPNVVNRNISVNQKPCTIVGVLPRSFDFSGTFTPGSPVDVITPFPLTPETARYGNTVFGIGRLKEGATLDQAQKELTVISESLYDTIKGAGKFGAKVRTLDTALRGQFRTPFWILGAAVCCVLAIACVNLSNLLLARMNSRRQESAVRVVLGASRWHLIQQALTESLVLAVAGSAIAVPCAVWATGALSRMQTFGVPLLRNASIDPAALGITIGLTTLTGLACGLLPALAIALRSGSNPSSDATHQRSAGRSAVSARGVLVVTEVALACILLVGAGLLIRSFNAVMQVKLGFQPQQALAWRIEPSRSFKDGVEVDRYLAGLAQGVLAIPGVESVGFSDTLPLGRNRSWGAGAVGAKYADGQYPTAFPRLVDPNYFKALQIPLIAGRYLEERYDPKAEKSVVINENLARRLWPGQDPLGQKIRVNGSSTVVGVVANVRHSTLENDAGNEMYLDCRQCDDWSTLEMVVRTRRPAQTIATDVRTALTSFDRDLPTASFYPLQRLIDDAVGPRELITRLLGYFSALALILAAVGLYGVIAYSVSQRTQEIGIRMAIGAQREEILRLMLRGGLKFVLLGIVAGMLGSVALAGLMRSLVFGVSTHDPLVFVINAALLLLVAGAACLIPALRATRTDPMVALRVE; encoded by the coding sequence ATGAACAACCTCCGCTTCGCTGTTCGTCAGCTGACCAAGAATCCCGGATTTGCGGTGGTGGCGATTGTTACCTTGGCGCTTGGGATCGGCACCTGCACGGTGATGTTCAGCGTCGTCAATGCAGTCTTACTGCGGCCCCTCCCGTTCCGCGAACCCGAACAACTGGTGTGGATCGAAAACGTGTTTAGTGGGGGAGGACTTTCGGCACGAACTTCGCGAGCTGACACCTTTCTGGCCTGGCGCGAGCAAAGCAGGAGCTTCGAGTCCTTGGCCGCCTATTTCGCCTTCTCCGACTACACTCGTCTGACCTTGACCGACTCCCGAGATCCTGAGCGGCTGCGTAGTGTTGCGGTGTCAGATAATTTTCTGCCCACCTTGGGGATCATCCCTCTTCACGGTCGAAACTTCAGCGCGGAGGAATGCCGGTTCAACGCTCCCGCGACCTTGCTTCTGACCCACGACTATTGGCTACGTCGCTTCGGTGGCGATCCTAACGTCGTTAACCGAAACATCTCGGTGAACCAGAAGCCATGCACGATCGTAGGCGTCCTTCCGCGAAGCTTTGACTTTTCGGGCACCTTCACGCCCGGAAGCCCCGTGGATGTCATCACTCCCTTTCCTCTAACCCCCGAAACGGCCCGCTACGGCAACACCGTGTTCGGCATCGGCCGCCTCAAGGAAGGCGCCACGCTCGACCAAGCCCAGAAGGAGCTCACGGTGATCAGCGAAAGTCTCTATGACACGATCAAAGGCGCGGGAAAGTTCGGCGCCAAGGTGCGAACTCTGGACACCGCGCTTCGCGGACAGTTTCGGACCCCTTTCTGGATTCTGGGCGCGGCGGTCTGTTGCGTGTTGGCCATTGCTTGCGTGAATCTTTCCAACCTGCTTTTGGCGCGCATGAACTCACGCCGTCAGGAGTCCGCTGTGCGGGTCGTGTTGGGAGCCAGCCGCTGGCATCTGATCCAGCAGGCCCTCACGGAGAGCCTCGTCCTGGCGGTGGCGGGATCCGCGATCGCCGTGCCCTGCGCGGTTTGGGCCACCGGGGCTCTCTCACGCATGCAAACGTTTGGGGTGCCACTGTTGCGTAACGCCTCGATCGATCCAGCCGCGCTGGGAATCACCATTGGACTGACCACTCTAACCGGTTTGGCTTGCGGTTTGCTGCCGGCGCTCGCGATCGCGCTCCGGTCAGGCAGCAATCCGTCATCGGACGCCACTCATCAACGTAGTGCGGGACGCTCCGCCGTGTCCGCTCGGGGCGTCCTGGTGGTGACCGAGGTCGCGCTCGCCTGCATTTTGCTGGTGGGGGCCGGCTTGCTGATCCGAAGCTTCAACGCCGTTATGCAGGTCAAGCTTGGCTTTCAACCTCAGCAGGCGTTGGCGTGGCGAATCGAGCCCTCCAGGTCGTTCAAGGACGGAGTTGAGGTGGACCGGTATCTGGCCGGATTGGCTCAAGGCGTTCTGGCCATTCCAGGTGTGGAGTCCGTCGGGTTCAGCGACACGCTGCCGCTGGGACGGAATCGGTCCTGGGGGGCCGGTGCGGTGGGAGCGAAGTATGCCGATGGGCAATACCCCACGGCCTTTCCTCGTTTGGTAGACCCGAACTATTTCAAGGCGCTTCAGATCCCTTTGATCGCGGGTCGCTACCTGGAGGAACGGTATGATCCCAAGGCGGAAAAGTCGGTGGTCATCAATGAAAACCTCGCCCGACGACTTTGGCCGGGCCAGGATCCTCTCGGCCAGAAAATTCGGGTCAATGGGAGCTCGACGGTGGTCGGAGTGGTGGCGAATGTGCGTCACAGCACGCTGGAGAACGATGCCGGGAACGAGATGTATCTGGACTGCCGACAATGCGACGATTGGAGTACGCTCGAGATGGTCGTGCGCACCCGTCGCCCCGCGCAAACGATCGCGACGGACGTGCGCACCGCCCTTACGTCCTTTGATCGCGATCTCCCCACCGCCAGCTTTTACCCGCTCCAACGTCTGATCGACGACGCGGTGGGGCCGCGCGAGCTGATCACCCGCCTGCTGGGCTACTTCTCGGCATTGGCGTTGATCCTGGCGGCCGTGGGGCTCTATGGGGTGATCGCCTACTCCGTGAGCCAACGCACCCAGGAAATCGGCATTCGCATGGCGATTGGGGCTCAGCGGGAGGAAATTCTGCGACTGATGTTGCGAGGAGGGCTTAAGTTTGTCCTGCTGGGAATCGTGGCGGGAATGCTCGGATCCGTCGCTCTCGCTGGACTGATGCGAAGCCTCGTCTTCGGTGTGAGCACTCACGATCCGTTGGTCTTCGTGATCAACGCAGCGCTGCTGCTGTTGGTCGCCGGTGCCGCCTGCTTGATTCCCGCCCTCCGAGCCACGCGCACCGATCCCATGGTGGCGTTGAGGGTGGAGTGA
- a CDS encoding ABC transporter permease yields the protein MNDFRFAIRQLVKNPGFTVVALVTLALGIGANTLVFSVARTVLLRPLGFENEDRLVWIQRLNTQNGTTENQLSWQDLEDVRSAARSFEAVATDNSYDMRWEDGDRTEDVAVLHTTPNLAEVLSLRPALGRLLQPSDAEANAEPVAVISAELWHSRFGGRPEILGQTVRLDKKLRTLVGVLPAGLQFPIVRAPQSGSGSIVKAGVKSFWIPMSQPRGTDGTERAARMLLGVGRLRTGVSEHEARTELAALGKRLAMDHPESNRNWSFTVLSFRDQVFGRTRQGVPLLAAAVAAVLLICCVNLANLLLARGVVRQREMAVRLALGAGRARLVRELLMESLLLSLLGGIAGMVLAAGALRIIGELAATTVPFIREASLDGIAIAFTVGLSLITALIFAWLPAWRQSSADAADALRTGTRCTGSPEVRAWQRGLLVGQIAVVLVLLASAGLLLESFRRLLGQDLGYQPRSVVTLDLSTQGRFDTNGDVCRMYRALRERLAALPGVEAVGTISSAPLTGRWTFSERPDIVGQSVPLADRPSLAATFVAFDYFQAMGIPLIEGRFFRDSELKDDGYGQIVVLNETAARLMFPGRSAVGGRFTVGSNPDRVLEIVGVVKDTRDVRLEEKPQPRFYWQYAFGGAQVVVRGNVPEQALMPLLRTAIEQADKRVRIDTMRSMREIIDTTVAERRFLMILVAAYALVALCVASVGIFGVVAYQVAQRTHEFGIRLALGATPSGLSGLVLWQAGRLALLGLGIGLGLCFLTNRLVASQLFALSPYDPILLTLVGVGLLLVALLASFVPARRAARIHPMEALREE from the coding sequence ATGAACGACTTCCGTTTCGCCATTCGGCAGCTGGTGAAGAATCCCGGCTTCACGGTGGTCGCCTTGGTGACCCTTGCGCTGGGCATCGGGGCGAACACGCTGGTCTTCAGCGTGGCTCGCACGGTGTTGCTTAGACCGCTCGGTTTTGAGAACGAGGATCGCTTGGTTTGGATTCAGCGTTTGAACACGCAGAATGGGACTACCGAGAACCAACTGTCATGGCAGGACTTAGAAGATGTCCGGAGCGCTGCCCGAAGTTTTGAAGCGGTGGCGACCGACAATTCCTATGACATGCGCTGGGAGGATGGTGATCGCACGGAGGACGTGGCCGTCCTGCATACGACTCCGAACCTGGCCGAAGTCTTAAGCCTTCGCCCAGCCCTGGGACGACTGCTTCAACCGTCGGATGCGGAGGCCAATGCCGAGCCGGTCGCGGTCATCAGTGCTGAACTGTGGCACTCTCGGTTTGGCGGAAGACCCGAGATCCTTGGCCAAACGGTCCGGCTCGACAAGAAGCTGCGCACGCTCGTCGGTGTGCTTCCAGCAGGTCTACAGTTCCCGATCGTTCGTGCCCCTCAGTCGGGAAGCGGCAGTATCGTGAAGGCGGGAGTGAAGTCGTTTTGGATTCCCATGTCCCAACCTCGGGGTACGGATGGTACCGAACGCGCCGCGAGAATGCTATTGGGAGTCGGCCGACTCCGGACGGGCGTCAGCGAACATGAGGCGCGCACCGAACTCGCGGCCCTCGGGAAGCGCCTGGCGATGGATCATCCTGAATCGAATCGGAACTGGAGCTTCACCGTGCTCAGCTTTCGCGATCAGGTGTTCGGCCGCACACGACAGGGTGTTCCACTGCTGGCTGCGGCAGTGGCGGCCGTGCTCCTCATCTGCTGCGTGAACCTCGCCAATCTGCTGCTGGCGCGCGGAGTGGTCCGACAGCGGGAAATGGCGGTTCGCCTGGCTCTAGGCGCAGGACGGGCGCGTCTGGTGCGGGAGCTCCTGATGGAGAGCCTTCTCCTCTCCTTGTTGGGTGGCATTGCGGGAATGGTTCTGGCCGCGGGGGCGTTGAGAATCATCGGGGAGTTGGCTGCGACCACGGTGCCGTTCATCCGAGAGGCGTCGCTGGATGGAATCGCCATCGCCTTCACCGTTGGACTATCGCTGATCACCGCCTTGATCTTTGCCTGGCTGCCCGCGTGGCGACAATCGAGCGCCGACGCGGCTGACGCCCTGCGCACGGGCACGCGTTGCACTGGCAGCCCTGAGGTCCGCGCGTGGCAGCGAGGTCTTCTCGTCGGACAGATTGCCGTCGTGCTCGTCTTGCTCGCCTCGGCCGGACTGCTGCTGGAGAGCTTTCGGCGGCTCCTGGGGCAGGATCTGGGCTATCAGCCGCGTTCCGTCGTCACCCTGGATTTGAGCACGCAGGGGCGATTCGACACGAATGGAGACGTTTGTCGGATGTATCGGGCCCTGCGGGAACGGCTGGCGGCACTCCCGGGAGTGGAGGCAGTCGGCACGATTTCTTCCGCACCGCTCACGGGCCGATGGACGTTCAGCGAGCGTCCGGACATCGTTGGACAATCGGTGCCGCTTGCCGACCGTCCTTCGCTCGCGGCCACGTTCGTGGCCTTCGATTACTTTCAGGCCATGGGAATCCCTCTGATCGAGGGGCGTTTCTTTCGTGACAGCGAGTTGAAGGATGACGGCTACGGGCAGATCGTGGTTCTCAACGAGACCGCCGCCAGGCTTATGTTTCCGGGACGCTCCGCCGTCGGCGGCCGGTTTACGGTTGGCTCGAATCCAGACCGCGTCTTGGAGATCGTCGGCGTGGTGAAAGACACCCGGGACGTTCGGTTGGAGGAGAAGCCACAACCGCGGTTCTACTGGCAGTACGCGTTTGGCGGCGCGCAAGTCGTGGTGCGAGGGAACGTTCCTGAGCAGGCGCTGATGCCGCTGCTGCGGACGGCGATCGAACAAGCCGACAAGCGCGTGCGCATCGATACGATGCGCTCGATGCGAGAGATCATCGACACGACCGTGGCCGAGCGACGCTTTCTCATGATCCTGGTGGCCGCCTATGCTCTGGTGGCGCTTTGCGTCGCGTCCGTCGGCATCTTCGGCGTGGTGGCGTATCAGGTCGCGCAGCGCACCCACGAATTCGGCATCCGCCTGGCACTCGGCGCCACCCCGAGCGGCTTGTCGGGGCTGGTTCTGTGGCAAGCCGGCCGGCTGGCACTCCTCGGCTTGGGAATCGGCCTAGGGTTGTGTTTCTTGACCAACCGCCTGGTCGCCAGTCAGCTGTTCGCATTGTCTCCCTACGATCCGATACTGCTCACCCTAGTAGGTGTGGGTTTGCTGCTGGTTGCGCTATTGGCCAGTTTCGTTCCCGCCCGACGTGCAGCTCGGATTCACCCTATGGAGGCTTTGCGTGAGGAATGA